In one Dama dama isolate Ldn47 chromosome 5, ASM3311817v1, whole genome shotgun sequence genomic region, the following are encoded:
- the LOC133056245 gene encoding transmembrane protein 191-like isoform X2: MAEAQELLLQLQKDNRDGRLRKQELEELVRGLEAESESLAARLRDLSERERGLQRRRSQAARALRGEAREAARERADRARGLLEAAEERQRDLEQQNRQLQEQWEELSSQLFYYGGEQLSQQRAEQQLGTQLAALQKQLELVEAKYTMQAEALRQSARRMQEAWASFQEQSGVLQELQGKVMEAAAALDSSRGGPEPCDSQPRRGQDCAGSLMEEVAKADCEKQLFGAGAAGFRLWALGALQTLLLLPLGVVALPLLYLALVNPSALRRGLARRGSDAALRRLRYTLAPLLQLRARGLLPA; this comes from the exons ATGGCCGAGGCgcaggagctgctgctgcagctgcagaAGGACAACCGCGACGGGAGGCTGCGGAagcaggagctggaggagctggTGCGCGGGCTGGAGGCCGAGAGCGAGAGCCTCGCCGCGCGCCTGCGGGACCTGAGCGAGCGCGAGCGCGG CCTGCAGCGTCGGCGGAGCCAGGCGGCGCGGGCCCTGCGTGGGGAGGCGCGCGAGGCGGCGCGGGAGCGCGCGGACCGGGCGCGCGGGCTGCTGGAGGCGGCGGAGGAGCGCCAGCGGGACCTG GAGCAGCAGAACCGACAGCTGCAGGAGCAGTGGGAGGAGCTGTCAAGCCAG CTCTTCTACTACGGAGGAGAGCAACTGAGCCAGCAGCGGGCGGAGCAGCAGCTCGGGACCCAACTGGCGGCCCTGCAG AAACAACTGGAGCTGGTGGAGGCCAAGTACACCATGCAGGCGGAGGCCTTGCGGCAG AGCGCACGGcggatgcaggaggcctgggccaGCTTCCAGGAGCAGAGCGGAGTCTTGCAg GAGTTGCAGGGGAAGGTGATGGAGGCGGCGGCTGCGCTCGACAGCTCGCGGGGCGGCCCGGAGCC GTGCGACTCACAGCCCCGCCGGGGGCAGGACTGCGCGGGCTCGCTCATGGAGGAGGTGGCCAAGGCGGACTGT GAGAAGCAGCTGTTCGGCGCGGGTGCGGCGGGCTTCAG GCTGTGGGCGCTGGGCGCGCTGcagacgctgctgctgctgccgctgggCGTCGTGGCGCTGCCGCTGCTCTACCTGGCGCTGGTGAACCCCTCGGCCCTGCGCCGCGGCCTCGCGCGCCGGGGCTCGGACGCCGCCCTGCGCCGCCTGCGCTACACGCTGGCCCCACTGCTGCAGCTGCGCGCGCGCGGACTGCTGCCCGCCTAG
- the HIC2 gene encoding hypermethylated in cancer 2 protein produces the protein MVSGPLALRWCVWAGRGDMGPDMELPSHSKQLLLQLNQQRTQGFLCDVIVMVENAVFRAHKNVLAASSVYFKSLVLHDNLISLDTDMVSSAVFQQILDFIYTGRLLPGEPPAEPNFSTLLTAASYLQLPELAALCRRKLKRAGKSFGSGRGGAGLGRPPRSQRLSTASVIQTCYPGLVDGRKGAHAPQELSQAKGSDDELFLGGLSQEGAHGLGRPVCPGSGEAGLGGCSTNGGGGSCEQELGLDLSKKSPPLPPATPGPSLTPDDPAQLSDSQEGSPLSTSAPPVANSASYSELGGALSEPMDLEGAEDNPLCLLEGPGGPPPRKSLRHSARKKEWAKKEPVAASPFERRDVAPKGPCPGEEAEGLGDRVPNGILAGSAAAGRPFGEPPYPCKEEEENGKDGSEDSAQSGSEGGPAGAPYVYRQEGYEPVPYGDNLYVCIPCAKGFPSSEQLNAHVETHAEEELLLKEEGGAYETGSAGADEEAEDLSAPSAALAAGPRPFKCSACEKTYKDAATLRQHEKTHWLARPFPCGICGKMFTQRGTMTRHMRSHLGLKPFACGECGMRFTRQYRLTEHMRVHSGEKPYECQLCGGKFTQQRNLISHLRMHTSPS, from the exons ATGGTCTCTGGGCCCCTGGCACTCCG GTGGTGCGTGTGGGCAGGGCGCGGGGACATGGGGCCCGACATGGAGCTGCCCAGCCACTCGAAGCAGCTCCTGCTGCAGCTGAACCAGCAGCGCACGCAGGGCTTCCTGTGTGATGTTATCGTCATGGTGGAGAACGCCGTCTTCCGCGCCCACAAGAACGTGCTGGCCGCCAGCAGCGTCTACTTCAAGTCCCTGGTGCTGCACGACAACCTCATCAGCCTGGACACGGACATGGTCAGCTCCGCGGTGTTCCAGCAGATCCTGGACTTCATCTACACCGGCCGCCTGCTGCCGGGTGAGCCGCCGGCCGAGCCCAACTTCAGCACGCTGCTCACCGCTGCCAGCTACCTCCAGCTCCCCGAGCTGGCGGCCCTCTGCCGGCGCAAGCTCAAGAGAGCTGGCAAGTCCTTTGGCTCCGGGCGGGGCGGCGCTGGCCTGGGGCGGCCTCCCCGCAGCCAGCGGCTGTCCACGGCCTCGGTCATCCAGACCTGCTACCCAGGCCTCGTGGATGGGCGCAAAGGGGCCCACGCCCCCCAGGAGCTCTCCCAGGCCAAAGGCTCCGACGACGAGCTCTTTCTGGGTGGCTTGAGCCAGGAGGGCGCGCACGGCCTGGGCCGGCCCGTCTGTCCTGGCAGCGGGGAGGCCGGCCTCGGCGGCTGCAGTACCAACGGGGGTGGCGGCAGCTGCGAGCAGGAGCTGGGCCTGGACTTGTCCAAGAAGAGCCCCCCGctgccccccgccacccccggGCCCTCCCTCACCCCCGACGACCCAGCCCAGCTGAGCGACAGCCAGGAGGGCTCGCCCCTCTCGACCTCCGCCCCTCCGGTCGCCAACAGTGCCTCTTACAGCGAGCTGGGGGGCGCCCTCAGTGAGCCCATGGATCTGGAGGGGGCAGAGGACAACCCGCTGTGCCTGCTGGAGGGGCCGGGTGGGCCACCCCCCCGCAAGAGCCTCCGGCATTCGGCCCGCAAGAAGGAGTGGGCCAAGAAGGAGCCTGTAGCCGCCTCCCCGTTTGAGCGGAGGGACGTGGCGCCCAAGGGCCCGTGCCCGGGGGAGGAGGCCGAAGGGCTGGGCGACAGGGTCCCCAATGGTATTCTGGCTGGCAGCGCGGCGGCGGGCAGACCCTTCGGGGAGCCCCCGTACCCCtgcaaggaggaggaggagaacggCAAGGACGGCAGCGAGGACAGCGCGCAGAGCGGGAGCGAGGGCGGCCCGGCCGGCGCGCCCTACGTATACCGGCAGGAGGGCTACGAGCCGGTGCCCTACGGCGACAACCTGTACGTGTGCATCCCCTGCGCCAAGGGCTTCCCCAGCTCGGAGCAGCTCAACGCGCACGTGGAGACGCACGCGGAGGAGGAGCTGCTCCTCAAGGAGGAGGGCGGCGCCTACGAGACGGGCAGTGCGGGCGCCGAcgaggaggcggaggacctgTCAGCGCCCAGCGCGGCCCTGGCGGCTGGGCCGCGGCCCTTCAAGTGCTCGGCCTGCGAGAAGACCTACAAGGACGCGGCCACGCTGCGGCAGCACGAGAAGACGCACTGGCTGGCGCGGCCCTTCCCCTGCGGCATCTGCGGGAAGATGTTCACGCAGCGCGGCACGATGACGCGCCACATGCGCAGCCACCTGGGCCTCAAGCCCTTCGCGTGCGGCGAGTGCGGCATGCGCTTCACCCGCCAGTACCGCCTCACGGAGCACATGCGCGTGCACTCGGGCGAGAAGCCCTACGAGTGCCAGCTCTGCGGGGGCAAGTTCACGCAGCAGCGCAACCTCATCAGCCACCTGCGCATGCACACCTCCCCCTCCTAG